From the Bacillota bacterium genome, the window AGATCATGCCAGTGGAACGGTACTGGTACTTCTTGTTGCTGGGCTTCGTGCTGTATGCGTACCTGCACACGGCACTACTGGGGATAGCGATTTTCGCTCTTGCCGTGAGCGTCATGTTCATCGTGCTGAAGTACCGGGACGAGGGGGTGACCTTGGGTGCAGGCCGCCGATCGTAAGCTTACGAGAGGAGATCTGCTCAGCTCGTTCTGGCGGTACCTGGTGAGCTTCCAGATATCGTGGAACTACGAGCGTATGCAGGCGCTGGGGTTCTGCTATGCCATGGTTCCTATCCTGAAGCGGCTCTTTCCCAGTAGGGACGAGTTGGCAGCAGCCCTGAAACGGCATCTGGCGTTCTTTAATACCAACCCTGTCGTGGGGGCTCCGCTGATCCTGGGCTCTGCGGCCGCCATGGAGGAAGCTGGTGCTCCGGCATCCGCTGAAGGCGTTAAGGTGAGCCTCATGGGGCCGCTGGCGGGCGTGGGCGACACCCTGGTATGGGCGCTTTACAACAGCATCGTCTTCACGATTGGGGCGTCCCTGGCTTTGCAGGGCAGCATGGCGGGTCCCATCTTGGTCATCCTCTTGGTGGCCGTACCATACACCCTGGTGCGGTATTGGCAATTCATGTGGGCGTACGCGCAGGGGCGCCAGCTTGCCACCTCGCTCGCCGGGGGTACCATCGCCCGCCTTACTGAAGGTGCGATGATCCTGGGTCTCATCGTGCTGGGCGGGTTCATACCCTCGATCATCGCCGCGAAGACCCCCCTCACTTACACTCAAACGGTCACCGTTGCTGGCCAGGTTGTCAAGCAGACCGTAGAGGTGCAAAAGCAACTGGATGCCATATTGCCCGGGTTGATCCCGGTGGTCTTCACAGCTCTGGCCTATTGGCTTCTGAAGCGCTATAAGATGAATCCGCTCTGGGTGATCCTGATCCTGTTCGTCATCGGAATGGTGTTTGGCGCGCTGGGCTGGCTGGCGTGAAACCGGGCGTGGGGGAGGAATTTGTGGGCCTCCTCCACGCCTCCTTCGTGGAGGTGGAGAATGGGTCGATACTTGAATGCGGTTATTGACCTCCTTCGGCGAGTGGCGGAGGCAAATGAGGAGGCGGTGCGGGCAGGCGCCGGGATCCTCGCGGGCGTGATCGCACGTCAGGGGCTCGTGCACGTGTTCGGTTCTGGTCACTCGCAACTCCTGGCTCTGGAGATCCAGGCCCGGGCGGGTGGTTTGGTGGCGGTGCAGGTGATTTACGACCCCACTTTCGGAAAGGCAGAGACGGTGGAGGGTTATGCGGTTTCGCTGTTGAGGGATTACGAACTCTCCCCCGGGGAGGCCATGATCGTGATCAGCAATTCAGGCCGCAACCCTGCCCCCATCGAGATGGCCATGGCGGCGAGGGACAAGGGCCTGAGCGTGATTGCGTTGACTGCGGTGGAATTCTCGCGGTCTGTTTCTTCGCGGCACTGTTCGGGGAAGCGGCTTTTTGAACTGGCTGACGTGGTGCTGGACACGATGGGCGGTCCGGGTGATGCTCTTGTGCGGGTGGAGGGTCTGGAGGTTCCGGTGGGTCCGTCATCGACCGTGGTGGGTGCAGCCCTGATCAACGAACTCATGGTGCGCACGACGGAGGAGCTCGTGCGCCGCGGATTTGAGCCTCCCGTTCTCCGTTCCCAAAACTTAGACGGCAGCGAGGTTCACAATCAGCGGGTCATGGCGCCATACCGGGGCAGGATACGGCGGGTAATTTAGAGCTGCGGGGCGGAGGGAATGGTTGGGGTTATTTTGGTCGGGCATGGGGGAATGGCAAGGGGGCTGCTTGAGGCGGCTGAGCTTATCCTGGGGCCCCAAGAGAACGTGGTGGCCCTGGGTCTGGACCCCTCCGAAGATCCGGGTACGTTGGCTGCTGCCATCCGGGCGGCGGCAGAACGGTTGGGTACCGAACAGTTGGTGGTACTGGCTGATCTTTTCGGAGGGAGTCCTGCCAATGCGGCTGCGACGTTATGGCGTCATGGCAGCCGCATGACAATAATAGCGGGGCTCAACCTGCCGATGCTGTTGGAGGTACTTGTATCCAGGGATGCTTCATCGGCGGCGGACG encodes:
- a CDS encoding SIS domain-containing protein, translated to MGRYLNAVIDLLRRVAEANEEAVRAGAGILAGVIARQGLVHVFGSGHSQLLALEIQARAGGLVAVQVIYDPTFGKAETVEGYAVSLLRDYELSPGEAMIVISNSGRNPAPIEMAMAARDKGLSVIALTAVEFSRSVSSRHCSGKRLFELADVVLDTMGGPGDALVRVEGLEVPVGPSSTVVGAALINELMVRTTEELVRRGFEPPVLRSQNLDGSEVHNQRVMAPYRGRIRRVI
- a CDS encoding PTS sugar transporter subunit IIC; the encoded protein is MPVERYWYFLLLGFVLYAYLHTALLGIAIFALAVSVMFIVLKYRDEGVTLGAGRRS
- a CDS encoding PTS sugar transporter subunit IIA, whose translation is MVGVILVGHGGMARGLLEAAELILGPQENVVALGLDPSEDPGTLAAAIRAAAERLGTEQLVVLADLFGGSPANAAATLWRHGSRMTIIAGLNLPMLLEVLVSRDASSAADVARVAVQAGREGVRDVVAALRSAMSAREGENESGNAGQTPAH
- a CDS encoding PTS system mannose/fructose/sorbose family transporter subunit IID; translated protein: MQAADRKLTRGDLLSSFWRYLVSFQISWNYERMQALGFCYAMVPILKRLFPSRDELAAALKRHLAFFNTNPVVGAPLILGSAAAMEEAGAPASAEGVKVSLMGPLAGVGDTLVWALYNSIVFTIGASLALQGSMAGPILVILLVAVPYTLVRYWQFMWAYAQGRQLATSLAGGTIARLTEGAMILGLIVLGGFIPSIIAAKTPLTYTQTVTVAGQVVKQTVEVQKQLDAILPGLIPVVFTALAYWLLKRYKMNPLWVILILFVIGMVFGALGWLA